CTTCCTTTTCAGCTTTCTCCTCTTTAGGAATAGTTTCTAACTGTTCTGTCATGATGCTCCTATCATCATCTGTGGATCAAAGCAAACcatgacaacaacaaaacaacaaaaacattagTAACAAATGTACAAAATCCTTCATCTATTTCACAAACTGCAAATTAAAGAGATAAAgggacatttttaaaggattaaatgaaaaaaaattttccattaGGTTATTGGATTTTATTTGGGAGtagataattaaagaaaataatgcacaCCTTGAGTGTCCACCCAGAGGCTGTCTGCATCCATGATGGAGTCATCAATGGTGGTCTCGTCTTTGTAATCATCATAGGTTTCTGTCTTGTATTCCGAGAGTGCAACCTCTTCTCTCTCAGGGGAAGCCGGAGCCTCTGGGGAGCCGTCCTTGGGTTCTGCCTGGGCTTCAGCTGCCTCTTTGACTTCGAGCTCTTCTTCGGCATGAGGGGATGGTCTCCTCTCCACCTCAGGCTGCTCTAGAGCCGCAAAACGCACGCTGTGGGAACCCGACTCCCCCTCATCAGTTGTGGTTTGCACTACAGTGATGAAATCATCCTCGATGGTTACAACGGACTCAATCACTCCTTTGTGTTCACCTGGGCAGGTCTCCACGAAttcctctctgacacctgggatGCCCAGGTCGGTAATCTGAAGAGTGTCTGAGCGAAAGAGCAGTTTATCATATTCTCCCCGGGCTTCTATCTCTTCTtcctcactctgagcctctgctggTTCAGCTGAGACGGCTTCGGGCAGTGGCTCTGTGACGTCAGAGGGTGTAATAGATATGTCTGGAgtctctttgctttcttctttcggCAGCTGAATAAACTCCATCTGGACATCAGCTCCCTCCTCTGGGGCTGCATCAGCCTCCGAAACAGCAGGTGCACAAGGTATTTCCACTGACAATTTGATGGCAATCTCGTCCTGGATTAGAGAAGACTCTGGGGATGTTTCCTTCTTGCCCTCATCGGCTTTCAAGGACTCCATGGTGAGGCTTTCATGCTCACCGCTGGACTCATAGGACTCCTCTTTGTCTACAGCCTCCTGATGCACCAAGTCAGGCTTGGCTACCTTCTCTTTGACTTCCGTTTCACTGACTTTGGCACCTTCTTTCACTTGGCAAGGCTCAACACCCATGAACACATCTGCCTCCTGAGGTGCTGTGGAGGAGGGAGTCAGGTCCTGTGGAGCTTCAGGTTGAAGCTCTGTTGCTTTTGCAGCATCTACATTTAGCCCTGCCGCCATCTGTCCAAAGTCACTGATTTTAACATCTAATTGACTCTGGTCAGCTTTCTGTGCTGCAAAATCCAGTTCTGATTCAGCTTTTTTGGGTGGTTCTACCTCAGCTACCTCTGGCACTGAACTAAgacctttctctgctttctcagccACGAGAGGTGATGCATCCTTTGAAACTGTCGGTTCTTTGGCCAGAGCCTGCTCGTGGGTTACTCCTGCTCCAAATGATTCAACTTCATCACCAGCCTCTTCTGCTTCCTTGGCCTGTTCTTTTGACTCAGCGTGTTCTTCGCTTTTTTCTAGTACAGTATCCAGCTTATCATTAGCTTTCCTCTCCTGATCCAATTCCCTGGCCAGTCCCGATCTGTCACCAGAGATATGAGGGGGAGCTTCTTTCTCAGCACTTAACTCATCTTTGACTCTTCCGGCAGCTGCTAGTTTTACTTCAATCAGTGAAAGGTCTGTGGCCAAATCTCTCCGCACTTTATCATCTGCGCCCTCGTAAAAGGAGCCACTCTCCCCGGATAAATTCTCACTGTCTTGAACAGGTGATGGGAGTGGGACCGtgtatttattgaacacacaGTAGCCCAGGTCTTCGAGCTGACTGTCCGTTTTAACAATGACGTGGTTTTCATCAGTGACAGGGGGCAAGCCAGTGCTACTCTCTTCAACCACAGTCTCTGAGGGGACTGATTTCCTCCTGGCCACCTCAGCATCTGCGCTCACGGAAGCTAATCTTGACCTTGTGCCCGCCAGATCCAGCATTTCAGGCAGGTCAGGGGCCATGACAGTGCCATTTTTGTAATAGTCTTTGGCTAGGAAAGGTGACTCACAGGACGTCTCGACTTGAGTACTTTCCTCTCCAGTAGCTTTTTCATCCTCTACtcgtttttcttcctctttgctttctgTTGGGAAGCAAGGGGCTTTCTCTAACGCAGGTGTTGTGGCTGGAAGGTAATCATCCCCTTCGTCCATGCTTCCACTAGTGTTGGTTAGAATATCAGAAGCCAGAGGGGAAAGATCGTGCCCCCGACCAAAGTTAAATCCAAGGGCGATGGAGTCCAGGCAAGACATGGGCAAATTGATTGACATGCTTCTTTGTTCTATTGCGGACCTACCACCAAGTCCTAAACTCCTGCTTAGTGTCAAATCGTCCTTATTCTTACTGTGGAGATCTCTTTTCTCCCCATACACTTTTGGATCAATAGTGAACATTCTTTCTTGAGGAGAACTGGGTTCTTCAGGTAAATCAGATGGATAGCTCTGAGCAAGAGTACTGTAGCCTGCTTCTTGTGCTGAAGCGCTGGGCTGggattctttctctgcctgaggCGCCTTGTCGCCATTTTTATACATGGGAGATACAGTTTCAAAAGACTCTTGGGCACTTTCTCTTGTGTCACTGAGTTCATAGTAATCACTGCCTGGTTGGATGCTTTTTGTCACTTCTTCTTTCAAGACAGATGTTTCAAAGTACTTGGACATTCCTGACTTATCTTCATAAAACGGCATATCAACATCAGCTGATGCCGCAGTGCCAGCTCCTTCAACCTTTTTATCTTTGTCAGCAACTTTTTCTTCAAAAAGGTCCTGGGTATCAGTCTTTTCACTTAGAGCAGCTGGTTCGGTCACGACCTTCTCTGGTGTCTTAGAGGTCACGGTTGAATCTGTGACAGCTTGCTCCAAGCTGACAGGGAACGAGTCCTGTTTTAATACATCTGTGGTAGGCTCTTGGcttttctgttcttcctttgGGAAAGTGTGCTCTGTGGAGGGCTGAAGTAtgcttgtttcttcctctgtcattTTTGGGGGTTTGCTCTCTTGTGGCATGGCTTTGTCAGAAACGGTTGTTTGTTCTTCAAGAGTTAGCTGAAGTTCCTTTTCGGTAAGTGTAGGTTCCTGCCCACTGAGGGTGGAGGTCTCTTTTTTTGGAACACTGTCTTGCTTTATTGcccctttttcttcctctaaaaCTTTCTCTGGGACACATTCATCCACAATCAGAATGTGAGCATCTTTGGGTGAGGTGACTGCCTCTGAGGCTGGTGCTTCTGCCATTTTGTCAGGTTTATCTTTATGGGGCTCTTCAACTGTAGAACTATCTTTGGCACTTGCTGGGCCGCTGGTTTCTTCCAGAGATTTTTTGTCACCTGGCTGTAATAGGGCAGGGGCAAAGGGTGATGCTTCTGCAACAATTTCATTCTTCATGACATCTAGAGGAAGAGTGAAGCTTCCACCCTGAAAGGGACTCGGCATGGGAGAATCAAACTGTTTCCCTTCCCATTTGGGGATATCCTCGAGTACATCTTTTTCCTTCATGGGTGTTAGGGGGCCAGGAGATACGGGAGCAACTAAACGCCACTCATCCTTTTTTGCTTCTGTCGGCATTTCAATGAACCAGTCCTTTTGCTCTTTCGCAGCTGGAGGCTCTGCAGGGAGGCCAATACCAGGGATCACCAGGCTTGGTTCTGTCTTCCGCTGCATGTCTTCTAGGCCAGCAACGAGAGTGTGCCCAAACAGAGAGGGaggtgctttttcttcttctgtgcctTGCATGTCCTTTTTATCAGGAGAAGTTTTAGTTGTCTCAGGCTGAGAAACTAAGGCAGCATGTTTAAGGTCTTCGccaggcttgctttgtttctctgactccttttccttcttgtccAGTGGCTCAGCTGCAGAGGGAGTCAACTCCTGTTGATCACGGAACTCCATCTTCAAGGCTGTAAGTAAACCTGAAGTAATTGGgttgatttttaaacaaataggCAAGTGCTTCCAGGGAGTAagcttaaaattatattttgaaatgacaaaTGAATGgtaaggtaaaaagaaaaactatggaaCATGCAAGCATGCTACCCACttaaaaaatcaatatgaaaatgtCGGGACTGAGATATATTTGTACGATTGCTAAAATGAACTTCCATTGTAAATTAATGTGCATAGGAATTGTAATAAGAGTATATTCTGAATACCCttatttcccttgttttttcTCCTAAATAGTATGTGATGTGTATTGTAGTAGAAAGAAATTTCATGTGCCTGCTACagataaatattataaattaaagaatattGAATAAGTAACATTAGGGTACAAAAGAATGTATATTAAGGACTCAGTATGGAAAAGGATTGACTTCTAATGaactttttcatgtgttttctcatttaaaagtGAATTGGCAGGCCATGGGCAGGAGGCCAATTAATTTATAATAAGTATTAATAGTTTCAATTAACTTGATCAGCAAATGCCAGGACCAATTTTGGGGGCATTGAAAGGTCACTGGCATAAATTTTTAGAAGTCATCTGAGATTAAATTTCAGGATtataagtaaatatttgctattgaCTTTATATGATATGATCTAAGAATTAATGAGTCAATTTCTACCACATATTCAAAATTCTTAATACCTAATAATTACTTAGTCTGTTTGCTAGACATAAGAAAATTTGAATTATACTGTTAATACTGGAATGTCATGTGAGTAACAAAATTTTTAAGAGTCAGTTATCAAAATCTTTCTCTCCTTGGGCATGACCTCATTTCCTGAAACATGACTGACTGGTGAGGCACTGACAGTCCTGGCTTTAGAGATGCTTTACAGAAATTAAATGACTctttcttagttttatttatttgccaaCCCAAAAGGCTTCACAGTCTCACTTGTGCTTTAAGGCAAAaggtatttcattgtggtcatTGGGGCTAAAtgtaattatctgaaaaagatttgggggaaaataatacAATTCAATCATCTCTCAAAGAGTAAGTGTATGGATCATCATTACCTTATATACTTGTGTGTCCTGTTGtaacaatagaaaagaaataatttatgaaCTTCTAATAACGGTTAGATGAATGAAAACTCAAGAGATATGGGGATGATCAAAGGGGTGGGTTGCCATGGAGAGGAAATAATATGAGAAGCATCAGCAGGAGCTTTTAAGAAACCAAACCAGTATTCATTGAAGCATATAAAATATAGCACACTGCGGTTGCAAACAAAAACGATTCTACCATTTAAGCCTCTATGTGCCAGAATCCAACTCtatgatttgaaagaaaaaaagcatatgaaCTGCTgtcccaaaaataaaaataaaaatatacatgtattagCAATGTGACTGGCAAACATTTGAGATgaggggggaggaaaaaaagctcACACAGCGTCATCAGCCTGGCTGCAAAGCGTATTGTATCATGGCAAAGGAAAACCAGGAATGGGCTGCAGCACTGGAAAACCAAGCTGCCACACAGCACCTGCACAAGCCACACTCTCTGCTCATTAAGCCTAAAACAGTGGTCTTGGGATTCTAAGAAGACGGAGTGATGGAATAGCATTGGAAAGGCATCGTTGGTAAGCTGCTGGAAAGATCATTTGCAACAAAATACATGCAAATCCTAAGAGAGACACACCTTCCTTGGCAGAGGAAGGGATTTTTACTTCTGGAGACACCTCCGTGACCTCTTTTACACTTTTCTGCTGTGGGGCCCCTGCTGGGGCACTCTCTTCGGGAACTATTTGGGCCTCCGCACTAGACTCCAGATGGCCCTCACTGAGGCCCTTGGGTTGGtctgaggcctgggccgccccaCACTCTTT
This Equus asinus isolate D_3611 breed Donkey chromosome 19, EquAss-T2T_v2, whole genome shotgun sequence DNA region includes the following protein-coding sequences:
- the MAP2 gene encoding microtubule-associated protein 2 isoform X17: MADDRKDEAKAPHWTSAQLTEASAHPHPPEIKEQGGAGQALVRSANGFPYREDEEGAFGEHGPQGTYSNTKENGINGELTSADRETAEEVSARIVQVVTAEAVAVLKGEQEKEVQHKDQPAALPLAAEETANLPPSPPPSPASEQTVAVAEGLLTALKMEFRDQQELTPSAAEPLDKKEKESEKQSKPGEDLKHAALVSQPETTKTSPDKKDMQGTEEEKAPPSLFGHTLVAGLEDMQRKTEPSLVIPGIGLPAEPPAAKEQKDWFIEMPTEAKKDEWRLVAPVSPGPLTPMKEKDVLEDIPKWEGKQFDSPMPSPFQGGSFTLPLDVMKNEIVAEASPFAPALLQPGDKKSLEETSGPASAKDSSTVEEPHKDKPDKMAEAPASEAVTSPKDAHILIVDECVPEKVLEEEKGAIKQDSVPKKETSTLSGQEPTLTEKELQLTLEEQTTVSDKAMPQESKPPKMTEEETSILQPSTEHTFPKEEQKSQEPTTDVLKQDSFPVSLEQAVTDSTVTSKTPEKVVTEPAALSEKTDTQDLFEEKVADKDKKVEGAGTAASADVDMPFYEDKSGMSKYFETSVLKEEVTKSIQPGSDYYELSDTRESAQESFETVSPMYKNGDKAPQAEKESQPSASAQEAGYSTLAQSYPSDLPEEPSSPQERMFTIDPKVYGEKRDLHSKNKDDLTLSRSLGLGGRSAIEQRSMSINLPMSCLDSIALGFNFGRGHDLSPLASDILTNTSGSMDEGDDYLPATTPALEKAPCFPTESKEEEKRVEDEKATGEESTQVETSCESPFLAKDYYKNGTVMAPDLPEMLDLAGTRSRLASVSADAEVARRKSVPSETVVEESSTGLPPVTDENHVIVKTDSQLEDLGYCVFNKYTVPLPSPVQDSENLSGESGSFYEGADDKVRRDLATDLSLIEVKLAAAGRVKDELSAEKEAPPHISGDRSGLARELDQERKANDKLDTVLEKSEEHAESKEQAKEAEEAGDEVESFGAGVTHEQALAKEPTVSKDASPLVAEKAEKGLSSVPEVAEVEPPKKAESELDFAAQKADQSQLDVKISDFGQMAAGLNVDAAKATELQPEAPQDLTPSSTAPQEADVFMGVEPCQVKEGAKVSETEVKEKVAKPDLVHQEAVDKEESYESSGEHESLTMESLKADEGKKETSPESSLIQDEIAIKLSVEIPCAPAVSEADAAPEEGADVQMEFIQLPKEESKETPDISITPSDVTEPLPEAVSAEPAEAQSEEEEIEARGEYDKLLFRSDTLQITDLGIPGVREEFVETCPGEHKGVIESVVTIEDDFITVVQTTTDEGESGSHSVRFAALEQPEVERRPSPHAEEELEVKEAAEAQAEPKDGSPEAPASPEREEVALSEYKTETYDDYKDETTIDDSIMDADSLWVDTQDDDRSIMTEQLETIPKEEKAEKEARRPSLEKHRKEKPFKTGRGRISTPERKIAKKEPSTVSRDEVRRKKAVYKKAELAKKTEVQAHSPSRKFILKPAIKYTRPTHLSCVKRKTTAAGGESTQAPSIFKQAKDKVSDGVTKSPEKRSSLPRPSSILPPRRGVSGDRDENSFSLNSSISSSARRTTRSEPIRRAGKSGTSTPTTPGSTAITPGTPPSYSSRTPGTPGTPSYPRTPHTPGTPKSAILVPGEKKVAIIRTPPKSPATPKQLRLINQPLPDLKNVKSKIGSTDNIKYQPKGGQVQIVTKKIDLSHVTSKCGSLKNIRHRPGGGRVKIESVKLDFKEKAQAKVGSLDNAHHVPGGGNVKIDSQKLNFREHAKARVDHGAEIITQSPGRSSVASPRRLSNVSSSGSINLLESPQLATLAEDVTAALAKQGL
- the MAP2 gene encoding microtubule-associated protein 2 isoform X15, yielding MADDRKDEAKAPHWTSAQLTEASAHPHPPEIKEQGGAGQALVRSANGFPYREDEEGAFGEHGPQGTYSNTKENGINGELTSADRETAEEVSARIVQVVTAEAVAVLKGEQEKEVQHKDQPAALPLAAEETANLPPSPPPSPASEQTVAVAEEEETLEGPEAEEEKPATLPGKECGAAQASDQPKGLSEGHLESSAEAQIVPEESAPAGAPQQKSVKEVTEVSPEVKIPSSAKEGLLTALKMEFRDQQELTPSAAEPLDKKEKESEKQSKPGEDLKHAALVSQPETTKTSPDKKDMQGTEEEKAPPSLFGHTLVAGLEDMQRKTEPSLVIPGIGLPAEPPAAKEQKDWFIEMPTEAKKDEWRLVAPVSPGPLTPMKEKDVLEDIPKWEGKQFDSPMPSPFQGGSFTLPLDVMKNEIVAEASPFAPALLQPGDKKSLEETSGPASAKDSSTVEEPHKDKPDKMAEAPASEAVTSPKDAHILIVDECVPEKVLEEEKGAIKQDSVPKKETSTLSGQEPTLTEKELQLTLEEQTTVSDKAMPQESKPPKMTEEETSILQPSTEHTFPKEEQKSQEPTTDVLKQDSFPVSLEQAVTDSTVTSKTPEKVVTEPAALSEKTDTQDLFEEKVADKDKKVEGAGTAASADVDMPFYEDKSGMSKYFETSVLKEEVTKSIQPGSDYYELSDTRESAQESFETVSPMYKNGDKAPQAEKESQPSASAQEAGYSTLAQSYPSDLPEEPSSPQERMFTIDPKVYGEKRDLHSKNKDDLTLSRSLGLGGRSAIEQRSMSINLPMSCLDSIALGFNFGRGHDLSPLASDILTNTSGSMDEGDDYLPATTPALEKAPCFPTESKEEEKRVEDEKATGEESTQVETSCESPFLAKDYYKNGTVMAPDLPEMLDLAGTRSRLASVSADAEVARRKSVPSETVVEESSTGLPPVTDENHVIVKTDSQLEDLGYCVFNKYTVPLPSPVQDSENLSGESGSFYEGADDKVRRDLATDLSLIEVKLAAAGRVKDELSAEKEAPPHISGDRSGLARELDQERKANDKLDTVLEKSEEHAESKEQAKEAEEAGDEVESFGAGVTHEQALAKEPTVSKDASPLVAEKAEKGLSSVPEVAEVEPPKKAESELDFAAQKADQSQLDVKISDFGQMAAGLNVDAAKATELQPEAPQDLTPSSTAPQEADVFMGVEPCQVKEGAKVSETEVKEKVAKPDLVHQEAVDKEESYESSGEHESLTMESLKADEGKKETSPESSLIQDEIAIKLSVEIPCAPAVSEADAAPEEGADVQMEFIQLPKEESKETPDISITPSDVTEPLPEAVSAEPAEAQSEEEEIEARGEYDKLLFRSDTLQITDLGIPGVREEFVETCPGEHKGVIESVVTIEDDFITVVQTTTDEGESGSHSVRFAALEQPEVERRPSPHAEEELEVKEAAEAQAEPKDGSPEAPASPEREEVALSEYKTETYDDYKDETTIDDSIMDADSLWVDTQDDDRSIMTEQLETIPKEEKAEKEARRPSLEKHRKEKPFKTGRGRISTPERKIAKKEPSTVSRDEVRRKKVYKKAELAKKTEVQAHSPSRKFILKPAIKYTRPTHLSCVKRKTTAAGGESTQAPSIFKQAKDKVSDGVTKSPEKRSSLPRPSSILPPRRGVSGDRDENSFSLNSSISSSARRTTRSEPIRRAGKSGTSTPTTPGSTAITPGTPPSYSSRTPGTPGTPSYPRTPHTPGTPKSAILVPGEKKVAIIRTPPKSPATPKQLRLINQPLPDLKNVKSKIGSTDNIKYQPKGGQVQIVTKKIDLSHVTSKCGSLKNIRHRPGGGRVKIESVKLDFKEKAQAKVGSLDNAHHVPGGGNVKIDSQKLNFREHAKARVDHGAEIITQSPGRSSVASPRRLSNVSSSGSINLLESPQLATLAEDVTAALAKQGL
- the MAP2 gene encoding microtubule-associated protein 2 isoform X24; amino-acid sequence: MEFRDQQELTPSAAEPLDKKEKESEKQSKPGEDLKHAALVSQPETTKTSPDKKDMQGTEEEKAPPSLFGHTLVAGLEDMQRKTEPSLVIPGIGLPAEPPAAKEQKDWFIEMPTEAKKDEWRLVAPVSPGPLTPMKEKDVLEDIPKWEGKQFDSPMPSPFQGGSFTLPLDVMKNEIVAEASPFAPALLQPGDKKSLEETSGPASAKDSSTVEEPHKDKPDKMAEAPASEAVTSPKDAHILIVDECVPEKVLEEEKGAIKQDSVPKKETSTLSGQEPTLTEKELQLTLEEQTTVSDKAMPQESKPPKMTEEETSILQPSTEHTFPKEEQKSQEPTTDVLKQDSFPVSLEQAVTDSTVTSKTPEKVVTEPAALSEKTDTQDLFEEKVADKDKKVEGAGTAASADVDMPFYEDKSGMSKYFETSVLKEEVTKSIQPGSDYYELSDTRESAQESFETVSPMYKNGDKAPQAEKESQPSASAQEAGYSTLAQSYPSDLPEEPSSPQERMFTIDPKVYGEKRDLHSKNKDDLTLSRSLGLGGRSAIEQRSMSINLPMSCLDSIALGFNFGRGHDLSPLASDILTNTSGSMDEGDDYLPATTPALEKAPCFPTESKEEEKRVEDEKATGEESTQVETSCESPFLAKDYYKNGTVMAPDLPEMLDLAGTRSRLASVSADAEVARRKSVPSETVVEESSTGLPPVTDENHVIVKTDSQLEDLGYCVFNKYTVPLPSPVQDSENLSGESGSFYEGADDKVRRDLATDLSLIEVKLAAAGRVKDELSAEKEAPPHISGDRSGLARELDQERKANDKLDTVLEKSEEHAESKEQAKEAEEAGDEVESFGAGVTHEQALAKEPTVSKDASPLVAEKAEKGLSSVPEVAEVEPPKKAESELDFAAQKADQSQLDVKISDFGQMAAGLNVDAAKATELQPEAPQDLTPSSTAPQEADVFMGVEPCQVKEGAKVSETEVKEKVAKPDLVHQEAVDKEESYESSGEHESLTMESLKADEGKKETSPESSLIQDEIAIKLSVEIPCAPAVSEADAAPEEGADVQMEFIQLPKEESKETPDISITPSDVTEPLPEAVSAEPAEAQSEEEEIEARGEYDKLLFRSDTLQITDLGIPGVREEFVETCPGEHKGVIESVVTIEDDFITVVQTTTDEGESGSHSVRFAALEQPEVERRPSPHAEEELEVKEAAEAQAEPKDGSPEAPASPEREEVALSEYKTETYDDYKDETTIDDSIMDADSLWVDTQDDDRSIMTEQLETIPKEEKAEKEARRPSLEKHRKEKPFKTGRGRISTPERKIAKKEPSTVSRDEVRRKKAVYKKAELAKKTEVQAHSPSRKFILKPAIKYTRPTHLSCVKRKTTAAGGESTQAPSIFKQAKDKVSDGVTKSPEKRSSLPRPSSILPPRRGVSGDRDENSFSLNSSISSSARRTTRSEPIRRAGKSGTSTPTTPGSTAITPGTPPSYSSRTPGTPGTPSYPRTPHTPGTPKSAILVPGEKKVAIIRTPPKSPATPKQLRLINQPLPDLKNVKSKIGSTDNIKYQPKGGQVQIVTKKIDLSHVTSKCGSLKNIRHRPGGGRVKIESVKLDFKEKAQAKVGSLDNAHHVPGGGNVKIDSQKLNFREHAKARVDHGAEIITQSPGRSSVASPRRLSNVSSSGSINLLESPQLATLAEDVTAALAKQGL
- the MAP2 gene encoding microtubule-associated protein 2 isoform X23 — protein: MEFRDQQELTPSAAEPLDKKEKESEKQSKPGEDLKHAALVSQPETTKTSPDKKDMQGTEEEKAPPSLFGHTLVAGLEDMQRKTEPSLVIPGIGLPAEPPAAKEQKDWFIEMPTEAKKDEWRLVAPVSPGPLTPMKEKDVLEDIPKWEGKQFDSPMPSPFQGGSFTLPLDVMKNEIVAEASPFAPALLQPGDKKSLEETSGPASAKDSSTVEEPHKDKPDKMAEAPASEAVTSPKDAHILIVDECVPEKVLEEEKGAIKQDSVPKKETSTLSGQEPTLTEKELQLTLEEQTTVSDKAMPQESKPPKMTEEETSILQPSTEHTFPKEEQKSQEPTTDVLKQDSFPVSLEQAVTDSTVTSKTPEKVVTEPAALSEKTDTQDLFEEKVADKDKKVEGAGTAASADVDMPFYEDKSGMSKYFETSVLKEEVTKSIQPGSDYYELSDTRESAQESFETVSPMYKNGDKAPQAEKESQPSASAQEAGYSTLAQSYPSDLPEEPSSPQERMFTIDPKVYGEKRDLHSKNKDDLTLSRSLGLGGRSAIEQRSMSINLPMSCLDSIALGFNFGRGHDLSPLASDILTNTSGSMDEGDDYLPATTPALEKAPCFPTESKEEEKRVEDEKATGEESTQVETSCESPFLAKDYYKNGTVMAPDLPEMLDLAGTRSRLASVSADAEVARRKSVPSETVVEESSTGLPPVTDENHVIVKTDSQLEDLGYCVFNKYTVPLPSPVQDSENLSGESGSFYEGADDKVRRDLATDLSLIEVKLAAAGRVKDELSAEKEAPPHISGDRSGLARELDQERKANDKLDTVLEKSEEHAESKEQAKEAEEAGDEVESFGAGVTHEQALAKEPTVSKDASPLVAEKAEKGLSSVPEVAEVEPPKKAESELDFAAQKADQSQLDVKISDFGQMAAGLNVDAAKATELQPEAPQDLTPSSTAPQEADVFMGVEPCQVKEGAKVSETEVKEKVAKPDLVHQEAVDKEESYESSGEHESLTMESLKADEGKKETSPESSLIQDEIAIKLSVEIPCAPAVSEADAAPEEGADVQMEFIQLPKEESKETPDISITPSDVTEPLPEAVSAEPAEAQSEEEEIEARGEYDKLLFRSDTLQITDLGIPGVREEFVETCPGEHKGVIESVVTIEDDFITVVQTTTDEGESGSHSVRFAALEQPEVERRPSPHAEEELEVKEAAEAQAEPKDGSPEAPASPEREEVALSEYKTETYDDYKDETTIDDSIMDADSLWVDTQDDDRSIMTEQLETIPKEEKAEKEARRPSLEKHRKEKPFKTGRGRISTPERKIAKKEPSTVSRDEVRRKKAVYKKAELAKKTEVQAHSPSRKFILKPAIKYTRPTHLSCVKRKTTAAGGESTQAPSIFKQAKDKVSNSTLSKIPALQGSTKPPRCRPACPSTTKRATFSDSFLIRPTSEGSTDHLPYSESGKKDGVTKSPEKRSSLPRPSSILPPRRGVSGDRDENSFSLNSSISSSARRTTRSEPIRRAGKSGTSTPTTPGSTAITPGTPPSYSSRTPGTPGTPSYPRTPHTPGTPKSAILVPGEKKVAIIRTPPKSPATPKQLRLINQPLPDLKNVKSKIGSTDNIKYQPKGGQVRILNKKIDFSKVQSRCGSKDNIKHSAGGGNVQIVTKKIDLSHVTSKCGSLKNIRHRPGGGRVKIESVKLDFKEKAQAKVGSLDNAHHVPGGGNVKIDSQKLNFREHAKARVDHGAEIITQSPGRSSVASPRRLSNVSSSGSINLLESPQLATLAEDVTAALAKQGL
- the MAP2 gene encoding microtubule-associated protein 2 isoform X9 — protein: MADDRKDEAKAPHWTSAQLTEASAHPHPPEIKEQGGAGQALVRSANGFPYREDEEGAFGEHGPQGTYSNTKENGINGELTSADRETAEEVSARIVQVVTAEAVAVLKGEQEKEVQHKDQPAALPLAAEETANLPPSPPPSPASEQTVAVAEEEETLEGPEAEEEKPATLPGKECGAAQASDQPKGLSEGHLESSAEAQIVPEESAPAGAPQQKSVKEVTEVSPEVKIPSSAKEGLLTALKMEFRDQQELTPSAAEPLDKKEKESEKQSKPGEDLKHAALVSQPETTKTSPDKKDMQGTEEEKAPPSLFGHTLVAGLEDMQRKTEPSLVIPGIGLPAEPPAAKEQKDWFIEMPTEAKKDEWRLVAPVSPGPLTPMKEKDVLEDIPKWEGKQFDSPMPSPFQGGSFTLPLDVMKNEIVAEASPFAPALLQPGDKKSLEETSGPASAKDSSTVEEPHKDKPDKMAEAPASEAVTSPKDAHILIVDECVPEKVLEEEKGAIKQDSVPKKETSTLSGQEPTLTEKELQLTLEEQTTVSDKAMPQESKPPKMTEEETSILQPSTEHTFPKEEQKSQEPTTDVLKQDSFPVSLEQAVTDSTVTSKTPEKVVTEPAALSEKTDTQDLFEEKVADKDKKVEGAGTAASADVDMPFYEDKSGMSKYFETSVLKEEVTKSIQPGSDYYELSDTRESAQESFETVSPMYKNGDKAPQAEKESQPSASAQEAGYSTLAQSYPSDLPEEPSSPQERMFTIDPKVYGEKRDLHSKNKDDLTLSRSLGLGGRSAIEQRSMSINLPMSCLDSIALGFNFGRGHDLSPLASDILTNTSGSMDEGDDYLPATTPALEKAPCFPTESKEEEKRVEDEKATGEESTQVETSCESPFLAKDYYKNGTVMAPDLPEMLDLAGTRSRLASVSADAEVARRKSVPSETVVEESSTGLPPVTDENHVIVKTDSQLEDLGYCVFNKYTVPLPSPVQDSENLSGESGSFYEGADDKVRRDLATDLSLIEVKLAAAGRVKDELSAEKEAPPHISGDRSGLARELDQERKANDKLDTVLEKSEEHAESKEQAKEAEEAGDEVESFGAGVTHEQALAKEPTVSKDASPLVAEKAEKGLSSVPEVAEVEPPKKAESELDFAAQKADQSQLDVKISDFGQMAAGLNVDAAKATELQPEAPQDLTPSSTAPQEADVFMGVEPCQVKEGAKVSETEVKEKVAKPDLVHQEAVDKEESYESSGEHESLTMESLKADEGKKETSPESSLIQDEIAIKLSVEIPCAPAVSEADAAPEEGADVQMEFIQLPKEESKETPDISITPSDVTEPLPEAVSAEPAEAQSEEEEIEARGEYDKLLFRSDTLQITDLGIPGVREEFVETCPGEHKGVIESVVTIEDDFITVVQTTTDEGESGSHSVRFAALEQPEVERRPSPHAEEELEVKEAAEAQAEPKDGSPEAPASPEREEVALSEYKTETYDDYKDETTIDDSIMDADSLWVDTQDDDRSIMTEQLETIPKEEKAEKEARRPSLEKHRKEKPFKTGRGRISTPERKIAKKEPSTVSRDEVRRKKVYKKAELAKKTEVQAHSPSRKFILKPAIKYTRPTHLSCVKRKTTAAGGESTQAPSIFKQAKDKVSDGVTKSPEKRSSLPRPSSILPPRRGVSGDRDENSFSLNSSISSSARRTTRSEPIRRAGKSGTSTPTTPGSTAITPGTPPSYSSRTPGTPGTPSYPRTPHTPGTPKSAILVPGEKKVAIIRTPPKSPATPKQLRLINQPLPDLKNVKSKIGSTDNIKYQPKGGQVRILNKKIDFSKVQSRCGSKDNIKHSAGGGNVQIVTKKIDLSHVTSKCGSLKNIRHRPGGGRVKIESVKLDFKEKAQAKVGSLDNAHHVPGGGNVKIDSQKLNFREHAKARVDHGAEIITQSPGRSSVASPRRLSNVSSSGSINLLESPQLATLAEDVTAALAKQGL